The Capricornis sumatraensis isolate serow.1 chromosome 20, serow.2, whole genome shotgun sequence genome contains the following window.
agcttcttgatgggagggactggcaatGGGAAAAACTGGGCCTTGCTCTGGTGGGCCAGGTCTTGCTCAGTAagactttaatccaattatctactgatgggtggggttgcattccctccctggtagttgtttggcctggGGCCTAGGGCTCTGTGGTAGGGTTAATGGCAAACTCCAAGAGAGCATCACTAAGGGAGACCTTCCAGTGCCCCTATCCCTGTGGTGAGCCGCTGTTGgaggccctccaacactagcaggtagttttaGGTCAGTCTcctatggggtcactgctcctctctTCTGGATCTTGGTGCGTGCAAAATTTTGTTCAcaccctccaagactggagtctcttGTTTCTCCCAGTCCTCTGGAAGgactggccttcaaggtcagattcccaggggattcccagtccctttgtcggatcaccaggctgggaagcctgacacggGGTtgagaaccttcacaacagtgggagaacttctttggtattattgttctctgatctgtgggtcacccacctggcaggtatgggatttgattttatcttgattttgcccctcctaccatctcactcggagaaggcaatggcatcccactccagtactcttgcctggaaaatcccatggatggaggagcctgttaggctgcagttcctggggtcgctaagagtcggacacgactgagcgatcaTCTCACTGCAGCTTCTTCGTCTTTGGGTGTGGGGTATGTTTTTTTGGGTAGGTTCTAACATCCTCTTGTCCATAGtggttcaacagctagttgcaaatTTGGTGCTCTCACGGAGGAGATGGgggcacatccttctactctgccatcttgaacctgAAGCTATATAGTCTAGATACTCGTCCCCTGTCAGATACAGGATTTGCAATTACATCCTCCCCATCTGTggcttgtgttttctcttttttgatggTGCCCTTTTGTTAGGTAGttaaaatagggaaaaggagtccagaatggtggctaaaagataaggaagagaaaagccctcaagaatagaacaaagaaaggtcTGAGGACCTGAGTGAGGACCTCCTGGCTaacccaatttacatagggcaggcccagggggaaagagagaaaaaaaagaacatataaaaagaggagccaaagggctgggtctctctctctcccacgcgctggggcgctcttctcttcGCGTCTTTAGGTTGACATACCCTCACCCCTTgaggatggattttcctgttATTATCTagataaaatagagctgtaacactgacttgtctaagagctataacacggtccgttcccgacctgagagctataacactgtctgtccaagacctgagagctgcgacacgccgagggctttaatgtccgtcactccaaatctttgttgtgacgagacagaaccgaggactATACACTCGCCTGACACCTTGAAGCGCAGAAGTTTTTAATCTTAATGAATtcccatttatctattttttcttttgtcacttaTGATTTTGTGTCTTATCTAAGAACccattgcctaatccaaggtcatAGAGCTATTCCTGTTTTCATCTGAGAGTTTCAGAGTTTTAGCTCCTCTGTTTAGGTGTATGATCCATTTAAAGTTAATGTTTTATATGGTAAAAGGTAGGGGGTTAtccaagttcattttttttacatgttGTCCCTACACCATTTAAGACAATTCTTTCCCACCAAATTGTCCTGGTATGCTTGTTGaaatctgtgttgtttttaaTATGGAAGAAATCATTCACATGTGCCCACTGACGAGAAAGTTCTGTGCAGAGGGGGATGTGGTgatgaagagaaagaaggagaatgaCTGGACCAGTGccctcaggagggagggggtgggatccAGTGTCCAGTAGAGGGGCTGGCCTGAGTCAAGAACAAGGGCAGTCTGTAACACCAGGAGGAAAGGTGGGCACAGTCTGTAGGGAGTGAACATTCTCTTCCGGTTAATCCCTTTTCTCAAGGAAACAGGAACTAAGGTCATGACctgagggatgacagaggaggaagtgTTGGCAGCTGaaaagaggcagagggagaggaagTGGATGGGAAAACACAGCGATGCTGAGTGAGACCAGCAGTGTGGGCAGGTGTTTTCTTTAGCCACATCCAGCTTGGCAGGTGCAGGCAGGCAGGGGGTAGAGATTCAGGGGTGCCATCCTCAAGGCCTCTGAGGGCCACCTGCACCTGGGACAGAAGGTCAAGGCTGGTTCTTAGTGTCTGAGGATGTTCAGTTTCATCCAGGGGGGTCTACACCCACACACTGTTCAACTTGTCATCTCCAGGCAGGAGAAAAACGTTGTTGCCCCTAAATCAGGTTAGAATTCAGGGATCCAGGAAGCCCCCCGTAAACCCTCACCCACCCTGCTCCCCACCTGTCCCAGTCTGCTCTGTGTGCCATAACAAAGCGCTGCAGGCTGGCAGCTTAATCGTACCCATGTATTGCTCACAGTtgtggaggctggaagcccaagatcaGGGTGCCGGCATTGCCAGGTTCTGGTGAGGGCTCTTGGCTTTTGGATGGCCCTCTCCTCTCGGTCTTCACACggcaaagagagagacagacagagaggaaGCTCTCTGATGtttcttcttgtaaggacactaatcccatcatgggggATTGCTCCACCAGGGCCTCATCTAACTCTAATTACCTTACAAAGACTCCATTTCCAAATGccatcacattgggggttaggatttccacatatgaatttgggggagacaCAATTCCATCCATAGCATCATCCAGCCTGACCCTGACCTCTAATGAGGACCCCAAACAAGTTCAGATGCTGAACTTCAGAACAGAGAAAGGACCGAAAGAGGTTGCTGGCCCTTACAGTGATGTGTCTGTATCACTGGCAACCCAGGTGGAAAAGAAACACctttcatctttttgttttctgttgtgtATCTTATGGAGTGGTGATGCCTGATGAGGTCCCCACTGGCCACACATGACTTgacatgtgtctttttgacaAATCTCAAAACACAGATTTGAGATGTGTTGTGTAACATCTACACTGAGTTTCAAAGAGATAACatcaaaaaattggaaaatatctCAATAAtcttttatattgattatatttgaaatgataatatGTGGTTAAAGTATACtactaaatttatttcttacttttaaaaaatgtagttactagaaaataaaatatatttgtggcTTGTATTACATTTCTATTGGACAGACCTTAGAGAAAAGACCCTTTGTCTAAACAGCTCCCACACAGCTGGCCCTCCTGCCTTGGTCATTGGCAGATGGACCACCCTTCGGGGTTGTGCTCTGGAACCCTGTGCTCTGGTGGCACCTCCCCTCTGGAGGGGCAGCTCCACAGTGGGTTCGTGAGGTGGCCTTGAACTGTTGCTGGCAGCAACAGCCCCAGGGAGCTGGGCACCAGGCTGGTTCTTGTCTGGTTTCTGGACTGGTATCTAATTCACATGTTTAAACACTAGACTCCCTTCAGGCACAAGATGCCCACACTCAGATTCTCCTGCACCTCTGCTGCTTCCTGTGAGCCACAACCTTGGGGCGCTGGAAGGCCTGGGATCATCGCCAGCACTAGCACAGcttgtctttttctttacttCCCCCTAAGCACAGACATATGAAGTTGCTACAAGGCAAATATTGCATATGGAGTAGTTCCACTGACTTTTATATACCCACCCCTAATTACTACTTattaaaattgcactcatttcacatgctagcacggTAATGCACaaactccttcaagctaggcttcagtagtacatgaaccaagaacttccagacatacaagctgggtttaggaaagttagaggaaccagagatcaaattgccaacatctgttggatcataaagcaagggaattccagaaaaaacatctacttcttcttcactgactacacaaaagcctttggctgtagattacaataaactgtggaaaattcttaaagagatgggaataccaccttacctgtctcctgagaaatctgtaggcagttcaagaaacaacagttagaacatggaacaatggattggttcaaaattaggaaaggagcacatcaaggctgtatattgacatcctgcttatttaacttctatgcagaatatatcatgcaaaatactgggctgaatgaaccacaagctggactcaagactgccaggagaaatacgacagtgacagtgaaagtcactcagtcgtgtctgactctttgcgacctcaggactatacagtcaatggaattctccaggccagaatactagggtgggtagccttctcccttctccagggcatcttcccaacccagggattgaatccaggtctcctgcattgcagctgaattctttaccagctgagccacaagggaagccctggagaaatatcaaaacctcaaatatgcagatgataccactctaatggcaaaaagtgaagaggaactaaagtgcctcttgaagagggtgaaagaggagagtttaaaaaactggcttaaaactcaacatcgaaaaaactaagatcatggcattcagtccctttacttcatagcaaatggaagggggaaatgtggaaacagtgacagattttattttcttgggctccaaaatcactgtggatagtgactccagccatgaaattaaaagacacttgcttcttggtaGGAAATGTctagctatgataaacctagacagcatattaaaaagcaaagacatcactttgctgacaaaggtccttatagtcaaagctatggtttttccagtagtcatgtagggataggagagctggaccataaagaaggctgagtgcttaagaattggtgcttttgaattgtggtgctggagaagactcttgagagtcctttggacttcaaggaggtcaaatcagtcaaccctaaaggaaatcaatcctgaatattcactggaaggactgttgtggaagctgaagctccaatactttggccacctgatgcaaagagctaatgcattggaaaagaccctgattctggggaagattgagggcaggagaaggggatgacagaggatgagaaggttggatggcatcatcaactcaatggacatgaatttgagcaaactctgggagataataaagaacagaggagcccggcaccctgtagtccatgtggttgaaaagagtcggacatgatttagcgactgaacaatttcATCATATTGCCCATGTACAGTTTATATTTCCCTGTTGTTCAACATTGggattgctttccttttttttgctaTCATAAACAGCACTGCTATGAATTTATCTTTTTGCCATGtgaattattttattgtaatGTTTTCCCTGAAGTGAAATTTGTGGGCTGGAAAGTATATACAGTTTTATGATACCTAtgacttttttccttcaaatcacTCTCCCCAAAGACTGTATCACTGTGTATTTCCTCTGGTGGAGTGTATGTGTGTAGGTATATACATTGTTTACCCACAGTCCTGCCCATTCTGGGTTTGATCATTTGTATTCACTTATACTAATTAATTGGCATGTAATAGATATCTCCTAGATATTATCCTTGTATTTGTTTAATTCGAATGAGAGTAAAGTCCTCCCCTGAAAACCCacgaaaattaaagaaatagccACCACCTCAACAGTTGAGAAAAACACTTCTCAACTTCCTCCACTTGCCAGCATTTGTGGTACCATAGCTGCCTGAACCTGCGATGCAGGGAGCCAGGCCCAAGCTTTGACTCCTGACCCACTGTTAACTGAATGGTCTGAGAAGCCACCTCCGGCTAATAAAGTCATTTATCTCCTCCCAACAAGCTGAAAACACATCAGACAGTCCCTTTCCCCTGTGTGGTTTAGATGAATCCTGGCATTGCTTAATTGCCATATGTTGATTGTTTGGGATTGAGAGACATTCTGGTTTATATGCAAAAAggttgcaggagacatggttgaTGTTCGCTCACAGCTTATTAAAACCTCAGGAAGGCCGCAGCCCCGTCCCGAGGGGAACTCATAAAACAGCATCCTTGCGGAGCAACATCCTGGCCTGGCTGGGGACTCAGAGAAGGCTTTCTAGGCCCGgctgagggaagaggagaaaggatgTGCCCGCTTGCCCGCTAGATGGCGCCTCTCAATAAGTAATGGGGAGAGGACCCTTCCTCCACACCCCGCATGCCAGTCCTCCCAGACTCCAGCATTGCAACACACCCTAGTGTTTACTTCCAAGCCAGacatctcaaaaataaaaataaataaataaaaaagttcaTTCTAGCTAAAAATATACCATCTGCCTGAGAAAAATCTTGCCCGGCACTGTCACAGCAACACTCGAAGCAGGTTAATAACCAGCCCAGAGCAGAtggtttctttttataattaCTGGGTCCCCCACCAAGGCTTCCTCCTCAGCTGCCTCCTTACCCTGCTGGCACTCTCCTGCTGTTTCCTGACCACTGCCTGGCCAGCCGCTGCCCCAGCCGGCTGTCTGCTCACACCAAGACCCCCTCACCCTTTGCTAGGGCTGGGCTCCAGGGTCCTGGAGCTCTCATCACCACCTGGGCAGGTAGCCCCCAGGAGCTCACCCCAACCTTGTCCACCTCACTTATAATGCAAAGATAAATGAATCAAACCAAGATGTCAGTAATCACTCATCACATAAAGCTTTAAGACACTGTCATTCTATTTCCTGGTGAGGATGTGGTAAGATGGGCGTCTCCAAAACTTGCTGTTGGAAGGACAAATTATTGATACTGCCTCTCTGAAAGAATTTTGGCTGAATATAACAACAGCCTtaaaaatattgttgttgttgttcagttgctaagttgtgtccggctctctgagacccccatggactgcagaacaccaggcttccctgtccttcactatcttctggagtttgctcaaattcatgtccattgagtcagtgatgctatccacccATTGTAAAAAATATTACATACTTTTAAATGCAACAATTTCACATTGAGGAATCTATCCTACAGACTATCATAATCTAAAATATGAACAGAATATTAACACAAAAGTGTTCATAAAATGTTAACACTATAATAGTAAAGATTTATAAAAGATACTATAGCCAGTATATGGTTTATGCAAAGGAATATTATAAAACCATTACATACGTTCACAAGGGAGTTCAAATTACATCACAGGTGTTATTTAATGTTAATTGGTAAAAGTGTTCAAAGGGTCTAAACAGTAAAGATGTAAACAGGTTAGAAACATACATACCATTAAAAAGTTTGCACAAAGTATGCCAAATGTGTTAACAGTAGGTTTTATTGGGGTGGTGATAATTTAAtggtttttatttcattgtaCTTTGCTGGATCTTTCTGTTTTCAGCAATAAACACTGACAAACAAAAGACTGTCTAAAAACAGGAATACAGAAGAAATTGGTAAGTGGCTGCATCTGGAAAGGGGCTGGAGCAGCAGAGGAGGATGCCTTCATTTTCCATTTATACTTTCTGGTGTCTTCcaagtttcaaaaataaataagtcaaaaaTTGTCAAAGAAGATGAAGAAATACTAAGCCACAGTCACTGTGAGGAGAGCATGAAAGGAAAGCAAGGAAAGTGCTTTCAGCTCCTGGGAGAGATGAGACTCAAGGTCTGGACTCCTCTTGGGCCCAGAGTCCACCACAAGTCACCCAGGACCTGGCTAGGCCAGTGACTTCATTCTGCAAGGCCTGCTTCATCTGACACCTCTGGTTGGGAATCAGGCCATCTCCCCAGAGTGGCTTCCCCGGGGGTAAAGGCAGGCAGGCCAGGGGAGGGATCCAGTGGACACTGGTGTAGAACCTTTAAGCTGGGACCACCTGTGTCCCCTGAGCCTGGCAGAGTAGGACCCAACACAAGCAATGAGTGGGTGAGATCCCCCCAAGCTCCGCAGTCACCTTCTATGAGTCGGAGAATCATCTAAAAGggccctgccctgctccctcaTCAACCCAAGCAGGGCAAATGACCAATTGGCCTCATCAACCCCAGGTATTTGACCTGTGAAGGGCACCTGAGGAGTATTAGATGAGGCCAGACAAAGAGCAACTTTTCTGAGATAACAGCCTGATCCTTCCTTAATCACCAAGGGTTCAAATTTGCCCTGAAGTTTTCTTGACCCACAAGAAGGTACGGGATACCATCTCTGCTCCACACAAGTGCCTTCCGCTGTATCCCAGGGAGGCCAGTGAAGCTTCGTTCCAGCTCCCTGGAGAGACCCAGGGGATgcctgtggttgccaggggaggCCCAGGCAGTGTGCACACACTGGCAGCACAGGGAACCACAGCAGCCTGGAGGCTCAGGTGTCGGGCCCAGGCATCCACAGCTTTCATTCACTCTTTAAAGCCACAAATCCGTTCTCTTCCTTGCATTCCAAGCACACGACTTTGAATCTTAGAGACCCTTTACACAAAATAGGTGGAGAAAAGGACTATTCAGAAAACATTTACTGTAATCTGATGACAGTCAAGTTGTGGTtctgaaagcaaagcaaaaacagtattAGGGAAATTTAGGATGGAGACATTTCCTGTGTCTAGGTAAGTTTATGATCCTACCacttcagaaagagaaatacttttcctgaaaatatttaatttaaaaagcagcaCACAAGAACTACTGTGACTGTTCAGATGGGGAAAGCAAGCCCCCCGGGAGGGTGAGAAGCCAGTCTGGCAGCTAGTGGGGGAGGAACTGAGTGCCACTGGCGTTCTTGGCTTCACTCAGCAGGCCGACTGCCCCCTCCCTGAGGCCACTCAGAAGTCACTGGGTGGTGAATGGATAATCAAGAGGCAAACAGGATTCCAACAGGGGCCAGCCCCCCAGGTCCCCAagaggtggggtggtgggggggaggtCCTGAAATGGGTGCCTGGACAGGCGTCATCTTCTTGTGATGAGATGAGAGACTGAAGGTGATGACCTTCTTCTGGCTCATGTGTGAGCAAGTGTGGATTCAAAAAACTGCCACCCCATGGCAGCAGGCACAGCTTTGCTATTCACCAGCCTCCCCCTCAAAGGCTGTCAggacacacaggtgcacacagccATAAAGCGCAGCATCTTCTCCAATAATTTCCACGACGTGACCTAGCACAGCAGCAGCCTCTTCAGCAGGAGGTGCTGCTGCAGTTTAGGTGACATTCTGATGATGCGGGCTTCCCATAGCTCCCCGGTCACCTCCCATGAGTCGGGGGACTCATCCAAAGAGACCCCCCCTTCCCAGGGCAGAGGCCTAGTCGTCGTACTGCACTTCCGCCCGCAGTTCCCTGGTGACGTAGTTGGCCAGCATCGCGAGCAGCTGCTTCTGCAGGGCCTCACTGCCCATGACCAGCATGGTCAGCTGCACGGCGTCCGTCCACTCCAGGTGCCTGATGATGGCAGTGGCTTCGTTAAAGAGCTTCTGCTGCTCGGCAGGCGGTAGCTCCATTATGATCTGAGGAACTGGCTTAAACTGTCCACTCGTCATCCATGCACCTAACAGACCCCCGACGGCCCCCCCTAGAAAACAGGAAGGACTCAATTAGTCGGCCTTATTCATAAGTGATGGCCACAGGTTCTCGCTGAGCGCACGTCCACCGACATGACGAGTGAGCACATTCATGAGCGGGTCAGGACAGGCTCAGCTTCATGTCTGCTCCACCAGCAGGGCGGAGGGCAAAGGTTTACgtggtctttgatccatttggcTCAGATAATTGACACTCACACATGCCCTCTCCTAAGCTCTGTGCTCATGGTGCAACATGAAGCATCTCACCCCCTGAGAGCTATGCTAGCTAAAATCCTCTTCATGGGCTGAAGGTTTCCATGCTTCCATAAAAATCTCTCTCATCTCAAAGGAGAAGGCTGAGAAGCAAATGCATTTTCAGGGAGAACCATCTCAGTGGTGAGGCTGAGTTTCCTCCACTGGGTGGCTAACATGTGCCTGAGCCCTGAGCTTTGAAATTTCTAGTGGAACCACAAGGTTCAAGGACCCCGGGGACAGCGACAGATGACAAGGCATCTTCTCTTGAAGCAATGTTTTTCATACAACCCTTCCAAAGTTGTATGATGATAAATAACAAATTTAATGTATTcaactatttctttttctgctaccCCAAAAGGGCACAAACATTActtttatatgtaaatttattATTATCAAAGTTAAAGCATGCTATCTTGGGACCAGTAGAGTCCCAAGTTCAATGGAAAGTTATATTTAAGCAGGTCAGGTGAAGCCTGCTGCAGGAAGATGTCCTAGGGAAAGGGTCTCAAACTTAAGTGTCTACAGGGTCCAGGCAGGTAACTGAAAGGAGTGAAGTGGGCTGAGTGGGACTGGGGTGACCTGGAGAGTTAGGTACGTGGCTAAAGGAGTGGCCACCCCATGCCAGCCAACTGCTGCCACATGGAATACCACGTTTGTATCTTTTAGAAGTCTTACAAGTTAAATATTGGTGATCAGATACTGAAAAAATGCAGGCTGGCTGGACTTGGTGACTTTCTTCAAAAAGAGAGGAGTAGGAAAGGGGAAACGGTGACTCTGCAGTGGAGAAAACCGGCAGACATGCCATTAATCAGGCGATCACATTGAGCATCTCGAGGAGGTCCTGTGATGCCGCGTGTCCCTGGAATGTGTGATGAGAAGTGCCACGGTATTCTGCCCCAAGATCCCCAGTCTACTCATGAGAGGGACATCAGGCAAACCCAAACTGAGAGGAATTCTCCAAAACACCTGACCAGTATTCCTCGAAAGTATCAAAGCAGCAGAAAGCAAGACTGGCGacaccctcagaatgggagaaagcaaCCGACAAGGGATTCGTCTCCAACATATAccaacagctcatgcagctcgttattaaaacaaacaaacaaagaaacaaaaagtggatgggagatccaaccaggcatttatccaaagaagatacacagatgggtaagaagcacatgaaaaaatgctcaatatcacaaattattagagaaatgcaaatttaaaactgCAAAGAGCGATCACCGCACATTGGTCAGAAAGCCCATCCtcaaaacatctacaaacaataaacgctggagaggctgtggagaaaaggggaccctcctgcactgctggtgggaacgcAAACTGGTACAGGCACGATGGGCTGTGTGctgcgctcagtcctgtctgattctttgagaccccatggactgtagcccgccaggctcctctgttcgtgggatgttgcaggcaagaatactggagtaggttgtcatttccttctccagggcatcctcccgactcagggattgaactcgcatctcttgtgtcACTGAGATGTGAGTTACCACTGTGCCAaatagtcactatggagaacagcatggatgtcccttaaaaaaccaaaaacagagttaccgtatgatccagcaatcccactcctgggtatatacctggagagaaccataatttgaaaagatacatgcgccCCCCACGTTCACTGCAGCAGTATTtacgatagccaggacatggaagcaatctgaaTGCCCATCAATAGAAGACTGAATAAAGGAGATGTGGTGCTATATACAGTGGGATATCACTCAGCCACAGGAGAGAACAaaacaatgccatctgcagctACACGGATGCACCGAGAGACTGtcgtactgagtgaagtcagccagacagagaaagacacacatcatatgataccacttacacgTGGAGTCTAAAAAAAAACGTACAAAAGAACttctctacaaaacagaaatagagttatggGGGTTTTCTactacagaaatagaaaagaaacttatggttaccaaaggatgAGGAGAGAGAGGGATAAGCTGGCAGACTGGGGCTGACATAGACACCCTACTCTCTACCAAACAGATCATAAGGACCTACTagtgtatagcacggggaactcaattctctgtaatggcctacatgGGGGGGAAATAAAGagtggaaaaaataataacaaaactgGAGAGACTAAGGAGACATGAGGATTAAGTGCAACGTGTTGTCTTGAGCTAGACCTGGGGCAGAAAATGACCTTGGACGCAGAAACTGATAAAATCCAAGCACAGTCTGAAGAATAGTTAACAGTAATGTTAGCGTGGGTTTCTTAGTTTGACACGTGTGCTGTGGTTAATATAAGATGTGAACATTAGGGGAACTGAAACTGGATGAGATACATGTGGAAATTCTCGGCATTATCTTTGTAACTTCTCTGTAAATCTaatattattccaaaataaaaagtttacccAAAAGAATGCAGCCTGAGCCAGAGAGAACCCATCTGCAGGCTGGACGCAGCCATCAGGAAGTAAATCTGGCAACGTTTCAGGAAAGCAAGTGTGAAAGCACCGGGTCACGCACACCTCCTAAGATGCAGGGGACTGGCCAGCTTGATGTCTTGGAGGCTGAACACTGCCCTGGACAGACTTCCCCCCACCCTGAAGGGCAGGAGCATTCCAGGGAGGGAGGGTCAGTCACTTACAAGTTTCAGTGAACTTTCCCCCACGACACTAGTGAAACGCTTAGTGCTGACAAGAGTTGCTCTCATCTGCACTAAACCTTTATGAGAACATCAATATTTGATTTAGAGCAGCACTTAATGCAAAAAGTCGCCAGGAAGTATCGACCAAGAAATCACCAACTCTTTGGAGAGGAGaaaattcctttgttttctgggTAAAATGATGCTCCTGCCCATGACCTAGGGGCTGCAAGTAGCCAATCCCCAGGGTTCCCTTTGCCGACAGCTTGTCCTCTACCAGCTTTTGCTCAATCTGAACAAAATATGTGCTCCCAAAATGGCATCTGGGCACAGCTATGTGATAAATGATCCCAGCTAGCCCTtttgggacgggggagcctggtgggctgccgtctctggagtcggacacgactgaagcgacttagtagcagcagcagcagccctttttGAGCACATCAGATGGGGTGGGACAAAGATATAAAGGATGTCACTGAGGAAGGTGGCAATGGCTTTGTCTCCTCCCCCAGGGGAATACTTCCTTGGCAAGAAGCTGAAGACAGGACTCACTAACTCACAGAGTTTGGAAATGGAAATGTACAGATGGGAGATCTAGGGTCACCAGCAAgctgatttttttctcctcagtGTGGCCTCAGCTTGATACAATGTCCTCGAATATCAATCCTGCTccaggagggaagaggagagcagGAAGCCTTTCCGGTGAGCTGGGACACAGAAGCCAACCTCAGAAGAAAAGCAGTCATCTCTCTAGCCTGTATTCATGTGAAGACTACAAGCCACATAGAAAGGGCTTCTACCAGCCTGTGAACTTTCTCAGGCCCTGTATCCCCAGCATAAAgaggcattcagtaaatatttgctgagcccAGGGTAGCAGAGCTAGCCCTGTTCTGCAGGGTCCATCGGACACACCTCAAGGGAAACCTTATCTGGCCCCTCCACAGGTCAGGCCTGGACAGCAGCCAGCTCTTTGACAACACCCCCAACCCACAGTTCAGACCACACAGGAATTCTTTCTGCTCCTAATCCAAAGGAAGAAGCTTCATTCTAGCTACAAAGAATGATGGGAAGATCAGCCAAACTTTCATTGACTGCCAGAAACAAGTTCCCAAAGAGAAGCAGGTGGTAACAGAAGGGGCAGGGATGATGACCAGCTAGGAGCTAGCTTGTTGCTTTCCTGAGCTGGACTGCTTGCTTTC
Protein-coding sequences here:
- the C20H19orf12 gene encoding protein C19orf12 homolog isoform X1; protein product: MPVAVEDIMRLLCSISEERKMKAAVKHSGRGALVTGAVAFVGGLVGGPPGLAVGGAVGGLLGAWMTSGQFKPVPQIIMELPPAEQQKLFNEATAIIRHLEWTDAVQLTMLVMGSEALQKQLLAMLANYVTRELRAEVQYDD
- the C20H19orf12 gene encoding protein C19orf12 homolog isoform X2, with protein sequence MTSGQFKPVPQIIMELPPAEQQKLFNEATAIIRHLEWTDAVQLTMLVMGSEALQKQLLAMLANYVTRELRAEVQYDD